In a genomic window of Nitrospirae bacterium CG2_30_53_67:
- a CDS encoding potassium transporter TrkA, with protein MKQQFVIIGLGMFGSNVAKTLYDAGMEVIVLDRDKELVQRAKEFASRAMVADVTNKEVLQSLGLDDKDVAVIAMGESLEASILATLYLKEMGIKNIIAKANEEDHGKILSQLGAAEVIFPEKDVAIRLAQRISAKNIIDYIPFVEGYSIQEVAPSNKIVGHKIRDLELRKKFGVQIIAIKDMIEDKVELVIDPDKVIKDSDLMILIGKNSDLERVQSL; from the coding sequence ATGAAACAGCAATTTGTGATCATCGGCTTGGGGATGTTCGGAAGCAACGTGGCAAAAACCCTCTATGACGCCGGCATGGAGGTCATTGTACTGGACCGTGATAAAGAACTGGTGCAACGCGCGAAGGAATTTGCATCACGAGCCATGGTCGCAGATGTCACCAACAAGGAGGTCCTCCAGTCACTCGGCCTCGATGACAAGGATGTAGCCGTCATTGCGATGGGAGAATCCCTGGAGGCGAGCATCCTGGCCACCCTCTACCTCAAGGAGATGGGCATCAAAAATATCATTGCCAAGGCTAACGAAGAGGATCATGGAAAGATCCTTTCTCAACTGGGCGCGGCTGAAGTGATTTTTCCGGAGAAAGACGTGGCCATCCGCCTTGCCCAGCGCATCAGCGCAAAGAACATCATCGATTACATCCCCTTTGTCGAGGGATACAGCATCCAGGAGGTGGCCCCATCCAATAAAATTGTCGGCCATAAGATCCGGGATCTGGAACTCAGAAAAAAATTCGGGGTCCAGATCATCGCGATCAAGGACATGATCGAAGACAAAGTGGAACTGGTCATTGATCCGGATAAGGTCATCAAAGACAGCGACCTCATGATCCTGATCGGAAAGAACAGTGATCTGGAACGGGTCCAGTCATTATAG